A DNA window from Taeniopygia guttata chromosome 8, bTaeGut7.mat, whole genome shotgun sequence contains the following coding sequences:
- the KTI12 gene encoding protein KTI12 homolog, with protein MPLVVLCGRPGSGKSRRAAELREALGGPERAVHVVAEAEGGRAALRAEVERRLSRRDVVIVDAGNELRSIRYELYCAARQASTARCLLHCAGGAGGPDETPFEEPDPSCRWDRPLFTVSGEEPLPLGAIRAALFESAPPPPHRSTRTQPLQSCGFLHQLDRVTQDVLAAVLAAQRSGAQPGETIRVPGVAEGLVLSRPVSVAELSRLRRQFISYTKMQPSDENLPQLASMFLQYLSRSIQ; from the coding sequence ATGCCGCTGGTGGTGCTGTGCGGGCGGCCCGGCAGCGGCAAGAGCCGGCGGGCGGCCGAGCTGCGGGAGGCGCTGGGCGGCCCGGAGCGGGCGGTGCACGTCGTGGCCGAGGCGGAGGGCGGCCGGGCGGCGCTGCGGGCCGAGGTGGAGCGGCGGCTGAGCCGGCGGGACGTGGTGATCGTGGACGCGGGCAACGAGCTGCGGAGCATCCGCTACGAGCTGTACTGCGCGGCGCGGCAGGCGAGCACGGCGCGCTGCCTCCTGCACTGTgccggcggcgcgggcggcccCGACGAGACGCCCTTCGAGGAGCCCGACCCGAGCTGCCGCTGGGACCGGCCGCTGTTCACGGTGAGCGGGGAGGAGCCGCTGCCGCTGGGCGCCATCCGCGCCGCGCTGTTCGAGagcgccccgccgccgccgcaccgCTCCACCCGCACGCAGCCGCTGCAGTCCTGCGGCTTCCTGCACCAGCTGGACCGCGTCACCCAGGACGTGCTGGCCGCCGTGCTGGCCGCGCAGAGGAgcggggcacagcccggggagACCATCCGCGTCCCCGGCGTGGCCGAGGGACTGGTGCTGAGCCGGCCCGTGAGCGTGGCCGAGCTGAGCCGGCTGCGGAGGCAGTTCATCAGCTACACCAAGATGCAGCCCAGCGATGAAAACTTGCCCCAGCTGGCCAGTATGTTCCTGCAATACCTGAGCCGCAGCATCCAGTGa